A single region of the Ziziphus jujuba cultivar Dongzao chromosome 10, ASM3175591v1 genome encodes:
- the LOC107411593 gene encoding uncharacterized protein LOC107411593 — translation MQTSASDAERSSSSSSSRRFGIQIPGFIRSPLTLLLEQAGVYEARSVAQGPHGFVINRNSRHRAPRAAVQMEVEEEEEEEGDVVVEEEVSIRIIGSAEHEVERNGIDGANNGAQLNGGGIGNAASSSGNESREDDGEDDFDSGSGGVSNGGDSSYQRYDIQHLARWFEQILPFTLLLLLVFIRQHFQGFSVTVWITGVMYKSNDILRKQTALKGERKVPVLVGISLVFVIHVVFIYWWYRNEDLLYPLILFPPKTIPPFWHAIFIIMVNDIMVRQAAMALKCVILMYYKNSRGRDNHKQGQLLTLVEYLLLLYRALLPTPVWYQFFLNKEYGSFFSSLTTGLYLTFKLTQVVEKVRYFFMALRALSRKEVHYGSYATTEQVNAAGDLCAICQEKMHAPILLRCKHIFCEDCVSEWFERERTCPLCRALVKPASIKSYGDGSTSIFFQLF, via the exons ATGCAGACATCGGCGAGTGATGCGGAGAGGAGTAGTAGCAGTAGTAGTTCGAGAAGATTCGGAATCCAAATTCCTGGTTTCATTCGCTCTCCATTGACGCTCTTGTTGGAGCAAGCTGGTGTATACGAAGCTAGGTCGGTTGCTCAAGGACCACACGGCTTCGTGATCAATCGGAATTCGCGGCATCGTGCCCCACGCGCCGCTGTACAGATggaggtggaggaggaggaggaggaggaaggtgATGTGGTGGTGGAAGAGGAGGTGTCGATTAGGATTATCGGTTCCGCGGAGCATGAGGTTGAGCGGAATGGTATTGACGGAGCTAATAATGGCGCGCAGCTAAATGGAGGTGGAATCGGAAACGCAGCTTCGAGTTCCGGAAACGAAAGCCGCGAGGATGATGGTGAGGACGATTTTGATTCTGGAAGCGGAGGTGTCAGTAATGGCGGCGATTCTTCGTATCAAAGATACGATATTCAGCACTTGGCCAGGTGGTTTGAGCAGATTCTCCCTTTtactttgcttcttcttcttgtctTCATTCGTCAACATTTTCAAG GTTTTTCCGTTACCGTTTGGATCACTGGTGTCATGTACAAATCAAATGATATCTTACGGAAGCAGACGGCTCTGAAG GGGGAGAGAAAAGTTCCTGTTCTTGTGGGCATCAGTTTAGTGTTCGTGATCCATGTCGTTTTCATTTATTGGTGGTACAGAAATGAGGATCTTCTCTACCCGTTAATTCTATTTCCTCCTAAAACTATACCTCCTTTCTGGCATgccatattcatcatcatggtaAATG ATATTATGGTGCGGCAAGCAGCAATGGCACTTAAATGTGTAATTTTGATGTACTACAAGAATAGCAGAGGCCGTGATAACCATAAGCAG GGTCAACTGCTAACTCTTGTCGAGTATCTATTGTTGTTGTACCGTGCCCTGCTGCCAACACCAGTCTGGTACCAGTTCTTTCTAAATAAAGAATATGGAagctttttttcttcattaactACAGGATTGTATTTAACATTCAAGCTTACACAAGTTGTAGAGAAG GTTCGATACTTTTTTATGGCATTGAGAGCCCTATCACGTAAGGAAGTGCATTATGGATCTTATGCAACAACTGAGCAG GTAAATGCGGCAGGAGATCTATGTGCAATTTGTCAGGAGAAGATGCATGCTCCTATACTGCTTCGCTGTAAACACATATTCTGCGAGGATTGTGTATCAGAATG GTTTGAGCGGGAAAGGACTTGCCCACTATGCAGAGCCTTGGTGAAACCAGCGAGTATTAAATCATATGGCGATGGATCAACAAGCATATTCTTCCAGTTATTCTAA
- the LOC107411581 gene encoding uncharacterized protein LOC107411581: MRVEERVFMFTALLYVLCMPCLSAQPLGISTRSLDALLQDYAFRTFVRPRTGIPYNAEVPHNLTGIKVSAMRLRSGSLRTKGVQSYNEFQIPIGVVEQPFVKRLVLVYHNLGNWSSLFYPLPGYSYLAPVLGLLAYDASNLSAINLPELDLRASEKPILVKFSDVKPTLDGFSPKCVYFDLHGSVEFDNVLPGNACSMIQQGHFSIVTESVSPSPAPSAESLPHSRVDRGKVKSRVWKIVWPLFVGLILLIVLGFVIVRVRGCKRGRKIQQMESVMDGSEALQMTPIGNTKAPLATGTRTRPVLENHYMP; this comes from the coding sequence ATGAGGGTTGAAGAGAGAGTCTTTATGTTCACAGCATTGCTATATGTGCTTTGTATGCCATGCCTCAGTGCTCAGCCGCTTGGGATTTCAACACGCTCGTTGGATGCTCTTCTTCAAGACTATGCATTTAGGACCTTTGTCCGGCCAAGAACTGGCATTCCTTATAACGCTGAGGTACCCCACAATCTCACAGGCATTAAAGTTTCTGCCATGAGGCTTAGGAGTGGTAGCTTGAGAACCAAAGGTGTTCAAAGCTATAATGAGTTTCAGATCCCAATTGGGGTTGTTGAGCAACCCTTTGTTAAGAGGCTTGTTTTGGTGTACCACAACCTGGGCAATTGGTCTTCTCTTTTTTACCCTTTACCTGGTTACTCCTACTTAGCTCCTGTTCTCGGTCTCCTTGCTTACGATGCTTCCAATTTGTCTGCCATAAATTTACCAGAATTGGATCTGAGAGCTTCTGAAAAGCCAATCTTGGTTAAGTTTTCAGATGTCAAACCGACACTAGATGGTTTTTCACCGAAGTGTGTGTATTTTGATTTACATGGTTCAGTGGAATTTGACAATGTATTACCTGGAAATGCATGTTCAATGATCCAACAAGGGCATTTCTCCATTGTCACAGAGTCTGTTTCACCCTCACCAGCTCCTTCAGCAGAGAGTTTACCTCATAGCAGGGTTGATAGAGGAAAGGTCAAGTCCAGGGTGTGGAAGATAGTCTGGCCATTGTTTGTTGGCTTAATTTTACTGATTGTGCTTGGTTTTGTGATTGTAAGAGTAAGAGGGTGTAAACGTGGAAGGAAGATACAGCAAATGGAGAGTGTAATGGATGGAAGTGAAGCTTTACAGATGACACCTATTGGGAATACCAAAGCACCACTAGCAACAGGAACTCGGACCAGACCAGTATTGGAGAATCATTACATGCCGTAG
- the LOC112489561 gene encoding uncharacterized protein LOC112489561 isoform X2: MKMWWKEDDEIEIIAYRRKSARLSALTENKKEKQKNNHSSAAISPSNNSNVNKKDVGDKEGKTVASDHLDGDDVAVLPTTKTEILALLPRPPPPETAKKGRKRKKLGDLAILSSQQDGENPKPENTSAQNETVPSTRRMPGRCMLEFILDILQRRDKNEIFAQPVNPEEVESYYRIIKEPMDFGTMRAKLQEGLYTSLEQFERDVLLISSNAMHFNSSATVFYKEARAIQELSQRVFQALKSDPENFESNLLFSKRIPASKRQVEAKASRSKLAKLGGLKIGVSESGSRNGRKKSTLPEMQKRKAYKPSISTQNELLVSSIYNGPKPLVPIEDQDYTYKESLLRFAEGLGPAAQEFARKKLGRFLTEAPRPKSQTPSTPTMQTQNLLLPTPSAPLPPVHPNRVHNPKRPNTILREKPRTSDISFIKKGVVVNVNGNASNSGSGNVASFTGGLNILKNSKESDRGGKVNPNATINGSIFSSKNSVQTEMNTAGANSSLNLDILKGKEMYANTSLNLNILNGQRVMTSEKIDFQGNYNRKNVIPHHHQYRNDSFRLASHFRVFKIENSTSPGAPKTPRLGYKAIDMMANANKQLGKQVQQSPKTDENHRKLIDFMSKSNKYLKSNFLPLQSFFPSETSYASQVLLASHALLSTQNFSPPPIPPQDIKFQSVLVHATLSSLAVPPLTLNSAPTEPELDLTRPETWAKSPVCNFTNLLMQTNYEEDYKAVNHGTSFVQELKSPSSAQGSMPLYPSNSLQERAIDQYPQSGSTSQLYHVDQQLSLMDNQHPDLALQL; encoded by the exons atgaaaatgtggtggaaagaagatgatgaaatAGAAATTATAGCATATAGAAGGAAAAGTGCCAGATTATCGGCATTGACAgagaataagaaagaaaaacagaagaaCAACCACTCATCTGCAGCCATTTCCCCTAGTAATAATAGCAATGTCAACAAGAAGGACGTTGGAGATAAAGAAGGCAAGACCGTCGCATCTGATCATCTTGATGGTGATGATGTAGCTGTGTTGCCAACAACTAAGACTGAAATTCTAGCTCTACTTCCTCGTCCTCCTCCTCCGGAGACAGCCAAGAAGGGACGCAAGCGGAAAAAACTTGGAGACCTCGCCATCCTTTCTTCTCAACAG GATGGAGAAAACCCAAAACCTGAAAATACTTCTGCCCAAAATG AAACTGTTCCATCCACAAGGAGAATGCCTGGAAGATGCATGCTTGAGTTTATCCTTGATATTCTGCAAAG GAGagacaaaaatgaaatatttgcCCAGCCTGTTAACCCTGAAGAG GTCGAGAGCTACTACAGAATTATCAAAGAGCCCATGGATTTTGGCACCATGAGGGCTAAACTTCAGGAAGGACTGTATACAAGTTTGGAACAATTTGAG CGTGATGTGCTTCTAATATCTAGCAATGCAATGCATTTCAATTCATCAGCCACCGTATTCTATAAAGAG GCTCGAGCCATACAAGAACTAAGCCAGAGGGTTTTCCAAGCTCTAAAATCTGACCCGGaaaattttgaatcaaatttgttgtttagcAAAAGAATCCCAGCAAGCAAACGCCAAGTTGAAGCCAAAGCTTCACGCTCAAAACTTGCTAAACTTGGTGGACTGAAAATTGGAGTTTCAGAATCTG GATCAAGAAATGGCAGGAAAAAATCAACTCTACCTGAAATGCAAAAACGTAAAGCTTATAAACCTTCAATTTCCACTCAGAATGAATTACTTGTTTCATCCATCTACAATGGACCCAAGCCACTTGTCCCT ATAGAGGATCAAGATTATACATACAAAGAAAGTCTTTTGCGGTTTGCTGAAGGTTTAGGACCAGCAGCACAAGAGTTTGCACGGAAGAAGTTGGGCAGATTTCTAACCGAAGCACCAAGGCCCAAGTCTCAGACTCCTTCAACACCTACAATGCAGACTCAGAATCTTCTGCTTCCTACACCATCAGCTCCACTTCCACCTGTTCATCCAAATAGAGTTCATAATCCAAAAAGGCCCAACACTATCCTACGTGAAAAACCCAGGACTTCAGATATTTCTTTCATCAAGAAAGGCGTTGTTGTCAATGTCAATGGCAATGCTTCAAACAGTGGCTCAGGAAATGTTGCTTCTTTCACTGGGGGTCTTAACATTCTCAAGAATTCCAAAGAAAGTGATCGTGGAGGGAAAGTGAACCCTAATGCAACAATTAATGGATCGATATTTAGCAGCAAGAATTCTGTGCAGACAGAAATGAATACTGCCGGTGCCAATTCAAGTTTGAATTTGGACATcttgaaaggaaaagaaatgtaTGCGAATACAAGTTTAAATTTGAACATCTTGAATGGACAACGGGTTATGACCAGTGAAAAAATTGATTTCCAAGGGAATTATAACAGAAAAAATGTTAttcctcatcatcatcaatatcGTAACGACTCGTTTCGCTTAGCATCACATTTTCGAGTCTTCAAGATTGAGAATTCTACAAGTCCAGGGGCACCAAAGACTCCAAGACTAGGATACAAGGCTATAGATATGATGGCAAATGCTAACAAACAGCTAGGGAAACAAGTTCAGCAATCTCCAAAAACGGATGAAAATCACAGGAAGCTGATCGATTTCATGTCCAAAAGCAACAAGTATCTGAAGTCAAATTTCTTGCCATTACAGTCTTTCTTTCCATCAGAAACTTCGTACGCTTCGCAAGTTCTATTGGCTTCGCATGCTTTATTGTctacacaaaatttctctccTCCACCAATACCACCACAAGATATTAAGTTTCAAAGCGTGCTGGTTCATGCCACTCTCTCCTCCCTAGCAGTGCCTCCACTGACCTTAAACTCTGCACCAACTGAACCGGAATTGGACCTGACTCGACCTGAAACATGGGCAAAAAGCCCAGTATGCAATTTTACAAACTTGCTTATGCAGACTAATTACGAGGAGGATTACAAGGCAGTGAACCATGGAACATCTTTTGTGCAAGAACTGAAATCTCCATCCTCAGCTCAAGGGTCAATGCCTCTGTACCCTTCAAATAGTCTTCAAGAAAGAGCCATTGATCAATACCCTCAATCAGGATCCACATCTCAACTTTACCATGTTGATCAACAGCTATCCTTGATGGACAATCAACATCCAGATTTGGCTCTCCAGCTGTGA
- the LOC112489561 gene encoding uncharacterized protein LOC112489561 isoform X1, producing MKMWWKEDDEIEIIAYRRKSARLSALTENKKEKQKNNHSSAAISPSNNSNVNKKDVGDKEGKTVASDHLDGDDVAVLPTTKTEILALLPRPPPPETAKKGRKRKKLGDLAILSSQQDGENPKPENTSAQNDHPETVPSTRRMPGRCMLEFILDILQRRDKNEIFAQPVNPEEVESYYRIIKEPMDFGTMRAKLQEGLYTSLEQFERDVLLISSNAMHFNSSATVFYKEARAIQELSQRVFQALKSDPENFESNLLFSKRIPASKRQVEAKASRSKLAKLGGLKIGVSESGSRNGRKKSTLPEMQKRKAYKPSISTQNELLVSSIYNGPKPLVPIEDQDYTYKESLLRFAEGLGPAAQEFARKKLGRFLTEAPRPKSQTPSTPTMQTQNLLLPTPSAPLPPVHPNRVHNPKRPNTILREKPRTSDISFIKKGVVVNVNGNASNSGSGNVASFTGGLNILKNSKESDRGGKVNPNATINGSIFSSKNSVQTEMNTAGANSSLNLDILKGKEMYANTSLNLNILNGQRVMTSEKIDFQGNYNRKNVIPHHHQYRNDSFRLASHFRVFKIENSTSPGAPKTPRLGYKAIDMMANANKQLGKQVQQSPKTDENHRKLIDFMSKSNKYLKSNFLPLQSFFPSETSYASQVLLASHALLSTQNFSPPPIPPQDIKFQSVLVHATLSSLAVPPLTLNSAPTEPELDLTRPETWAKSPVCNFTNLLMQTNYEEDYKAVNHGTSFVQELKSPSSAQGSMPLYPSNSLQERAIDQYPQSGSTSQLYHVDQQLSLMDNQHPDLALQL from the exons atgaaaatgtggtggaaagaagatgatgaaatAGAAATTATAGCATATAGAAGGAAAAGTGCCAGATTATCGGCATTGACAgagaataagaaagaaaaacagaagaaCAACCACTCATCTGCAGCCATTTCCCCTAGTAATAATAGCAATGTCAACAAGAAGGACGTTGGAGATAAAGAAGGCAAGACCGTCGCATCTGATCATCTTGATGGTGATGATGTAGCTGTGTTGCCAACAACTAAGACTGAAATTCTAGCTCTACTTCCTCGTCCTCCTCCTCCGGAGACAGCCAAGAAGGGACGCAAGCGGAAAAAACTTGGAGACCTCGCCATCCTTTCTTCTCAACAG GATGGAGAAAACCCAAAACCTGAAAATACTTCTGCCCAAAATG ATCATCCAGAAACTGTTCCATCCACAAGGAGAATGCCTGGAAGATGCATGCTTGAGTTTATCCTTGATATTCTGCAAAG GAGagacaaaaatgaaatatttgcCCAGCCTGTTAACCCTGAAGAG GTCGAGAGCTACTACAGAATTATCAAAGAGCCCATGGATTTTGGCACCATGAGGGCTAAACTTCAGGAAGGACTGTATACAAGTTTGGAACAATTTGAG CGTGATGTGCTTCTAATATCTAGCAATGCAATGCATTTCAATTCATCAGCCACCGTATTCTATAAAGAG GCTCGAGCCATACAAGAACTAAGCCAGAGGGTTTTCCAAGCTCTAAAATCTGACCCGGaaaattttgaatcaaatttgttgtttagcAAAAGAATCCCAGCAAGCAAACGCCAAGTTGAAGCCAAAGCTTCACGCTCAAAACTTGCTAAACTTGGTGGACTGAAAATTGGAGTTTCAGAATCTG GATCAAGAAATGGCAGGAAAAAATCAACTCTACCTGAAATGCAAAAACGTAAAGCTTATAAACCTTCAATTTCCACTCAGAATGAATTACTTGTTTCATCCATCTACAATGGACCCAAGCCACTTGTCCCT ATAGAGGATCAAGATTATACATACAAAGAAAGTCTTTTGCGGTTTGCTGAAGGTTTAGGACCAGCAGCACAAGAGTTTGCACGGAAGAAGTTGGGCAGATTTCTAACCGAAGCACCAAGGCCCAAGTCTCAGACTCCTTCAACACCTACAATGCAGACTCAGAATCTTCTGCTTCCTACACCATCAGCTCCACTTCCACCTGTTCATCCAAATAGAGTTCATAATCCAAAAAGGCCCAACACTATCCTACGTGAAAAACCCAGGACTTCAGATATTTCTTTCATCAAGAAAGGCGTTGTTGTCAATGTCAATGGCAATGCTTCAAACAGTGGCTCAGGAAATGTTGCTTCTTTCACTGGGGGTCTTAACATTCTCAAGAATTCCAAAGAAAGTGATCGTGGAGGGAAAGTGAACCCTAATGCAACAATTAATGGATCGATATTTAGCAGCAAGAATTCTGTGCAGACAGAAATGAATACTGCCGGTGCCAATTCAAGTTTGAATTTGGACATcttgaaaggaaaagaaatgtaTGCGAATACAAGTTTAAATTTGAACATCTTGAATGGACAACGGGTTATGACCAGTGAAAAAATTGATTTCCAAGGGAATTATAACAGAAAAAATGTTAttcctcatcatcatcaatatcGTAACGACTCGTTTCGCTTAGCATCACATTTTCGAGTCTTCAAGATTGAGAATTCTACAAGTCCAGGGGCACCAAAGACTCCAAGACTAGGATACAAGGCTATAGATATGATGGCAAATGCTAACAAACAGCTAGGGAAACAAGTTCAGCAATCTCCAAAAACGGATGAAAATCACAGGAAGCTGATCGATTTCATGTCCAAAAGCAACAAGTATCTGAAGTCAAATTTCTTGCCATTACAGTCTTTCTTTCCATCAGAAACTTCGTACGCTTCGCAAGTTCTATTGGCTTCGCATGCTTTATTGTctacacaaaatttctctccTCCACCAATACCACCACAAGATATTAAGTTTCAAAGCGTGCTGGTTCATGCCACTCTCTCCTCCCTAGCAGTGCCTCCACTGACCTTAAACTCTGCACCAACTGAACCGGAATTGGACCTGACTCGACCTGAAACATGGGCAAAAAGCCCAGTATGCAATTTTACAAACTTGCTTATGCAGACTAATTACGAGGAGGATTACAAGGCAGTGAACCATGGAACATCTTTTGTGCAAGAACTGAAATCTCCATCCTCAGCTCAAGGGTCAATGCCTCTGTACCCTTCAAATAGTCTTCAAGAAAGAGCCATTGATCAATACCCTCAATCAGGATCCACATCTCAACTTTACCATGTTGATCAACAGCTATCCTTGATGGACAATCAACATCCAGATTTGGCTCTCCAGCTGTGA
- the LOC107411592 gene encoding uncharacterized protein LOC107411592, protein MAYRRRQQGVSKPSTTAIEERIEKPVSPPPSLYSDSASAAASTDDWSSSSSSLAAKAIRASSAYRGSSLSSAYAAAGGGGGDGGRGTISTSTSTSSASRYSNLTASSSPSPLPSPSPPQFSSKDSKAYEYTSMRSLNESKQGFWGVLARKAKAFLDDDNDNHNEAQQQFGTPGRTEVETPPTATRSKYHAPYQADVNRRKMDNPKLQKGLDAITSSFSHIGGTIGNAFEEGCTIVENRTADIIQETRKHIKKKPGSSATQNNAQKPQMHNQMETDLELQLKASRDVAMAMAAKAKLLLRELKTVKADLAFAKERCAQLEEENKILRENRERGDSPEDDDLIRLQLETLLAEKARLAHENSVYARENRFLREVVEYHQLTMQDVVYLDEGTEEVTEVYPIKVIPAHPTPPPDVKGVSQNSAQSGSSNYTTLSEKSRHPDASV, encoded by the exons ATGGCGTACCGGAGGAGGCAGCAGGGAGTATCGAAGCCTTCAACAACTGCCATTGAAGAGCGCATCGAGAAACCTGTGTCTCCTCCGCCTTCTTTGTATTCAGATTCAGCTTCAGCTGCGGCTTCCACTGATGATTGGTCGTCGTCTTCTTCTTCGCTTGCGGCCAAAGCCATTAGAGCTTCTTCAGCCTATCGGGGTTCTTCCCTCTCCTCCGCTTACGCTGCCgcaggtggtggtggtggtgatggtggtcGTGGCACAATCTCAACTTCAACGTCTACCTCTTCAGCTTCTCGATATTCCAACCTCACTGCCTCATCATCTCCTTCTCCTTTACCTTCTCCCTCTCCCCCGCAATTCTCTTCCAag GATTCTAAGGCTTATGAGTATACATCAATGAGAAGTTTGAATGAATCCAAACAAGGATTTTGGGGTGTTCTGGCTAGAAAAGCCAAAGCCTTTCTCGACGATGATAATGACAATCATAATGAAGCTCAACAACAATTCGGTACGCCTGGAAGAACAGAGGTGGAGACGCCTCCTACAGCAACGAGGAGCAAG TATCATGCTCCCTATCAGGCCGATGTGAACCGGCGGAAAATGGACAATCCCAAGTTACAGAAAGGATTGGATGCAATCACATCTTCTTTCAGTCATATAGGTGGCACCATTGGGAATGCATTTGAG GAGGGTTGTACTATTGTGGAGAACAGGACTGCAGACATCATTCAAGAAACTCGTAAGCATATCAAGAAAAAGCCAGGCAGTTCTGCTACACAAAATAATGCGCAGAAACCCCAGATGCACAACCAGATGGAAACCGACCTAGAACTTCAATTGAAGGCTTCTCGCGAC GTTGCAATGGCAATGGCTGCCAAAGCAAAACTTCTTCTTCGGGAGTTGAAGACTGTGAAGGCAGATCTTGCTTTTGCAAAGGAGCGATGTGCTCAACTagaggaagaaaataaaattcttcGGGAGAATCGTGAAAGGGGAGACAGCCCAGAAGATGATGATTTG ATACGGCTTCAACTTGAAACACTTCTGGCAGAGAAGGCAAGATTGGCACATGAAAACTCAGTTTATGCACGAGAGAATCGTTTTCTGAGAGAGGTGGTTGAATACCACCAACTTACCATGCAGGATGTTGTATATTTGGATGAGGGTACTGAAGAAGTCACTGAAGTATACCCCATCAAG GTTATCCCTGCTCATCCTACACCACCACCAGATGTCAAAGGGGTCTCCCAAAATTCTGCCCAATCAGGCTCTTCTAACTACACTACACTGTCAGAGAAAAGCCGACACCCAGATGCGTCAGTTTGA